A window of Synechococcus sp. WH 8109 genomic DNA:
GAATTTCGTGACGGGTGATTGCCCGAAGCGGAAGACTTCCTAAACAGCCACCGGCAAAAGACAAGCAAAAAAACCTCCAGATCGCTCTTCCTGCAAGCGATCTGCGACAACCATGCCCCTGATGGCCTCCTTGTTGACAATCTGCAGACAGTTGAAAAGCTTGAGAGAATCAGTTCAGCGTTAATCCCTGCAGACAAGCGCTCTTTATTTCTCCAGCCGAATTGCCGCCGAACCGATGAAGCCCTGCATCCTGCTAATCGAAGATGACCAGGACATGCGCGACCTGGTGAGCGGCCACTTAGAGCACAGCGGCTTCGATGTGCAGCGCGCCGACGATGGCATCAAAGGTCAGGCCCTCGCATTGCAATACACCCCGGATCTGATCCTGCTGGATCTGATGCTGCCCAAAGTGGATGGCCTCACCCTGTGTCAGCGTCTGCGGCGCGATGACCGCACTGCTGGGATTCCGATCCTGATGCTCACGGCTCTCGGTGGAACCAAAGACAAGGTGAGCGGTTTCAATTCCGGAGCCGACGATTACCTGACCAAACCCTTCGACCTGGAGGAACTTCAGGTGAGGATCAAAGCCCTGCTGCGTCGTAGTGACCGAGCTCCTGTTGGAAGCAGCAACCACAACGAGATCCTCAGCTACGGGCCTCTCACCCTGGTGCCCGAGCGCTTTGAAGCCATCTGGTTTGATCAACCCGTTCGGCTCACGCACCTGGAGTTCGAACTGCTTCATTGCCTGCTGCAGCGACACGGTCAGACGGTGGCCCCCTCGTTGATCCTCAAGGAGGTGTGGGGCTACGAGCCCGATGACGACATCGAGGCCATTCGCGTGCACGTCAGACACCTGCGCACCAAGCTGGAACCCGATCCCCGCAAACCACGCTTCATCAAGACGGTGTACGGAGCGGGCTATTGCCTGGAACTGCCCGCCAGCACCCAGATGGATGGCCTGGAGGACGTGGTGGCCATGGCACGCGAAGAGCGCAAACAGCAAGGCGATCGAGCCTCGGCTTAATCGCCGTTAATGCACTTATTAGACAGATGCCGTGAGGTCCAGCAACGCCACTTCCCAGGCTAATCGCGGCTGAACGAATGAAAGCAGCTGGCCCCGCAGCCTGTCCAAGCGCTTGAGGCTTGAGGCGGAACTGCCGGAGTTCCAAAGCCGGTGTTGCCACCAGCCAATCAACCAAAGCTGCTGCTCGCCATCGAGGGCTTCGCAGAGATCGCGTGCCAACGCCAGTGCATCCATTGGAGTGACGGGAAGCGAATCGAGGCGCTGAACCAACTGCTCGGGCAGACCAGCCAGGCTGCGGCGATGGTCGATTAGGGCGCCTGGAGACCCGGCAGCCAAGGCCAGAAGTTCCGGCGAATCTTGAGAGGTTGCATCGGTGCGCTCGAGCACCTGAGCCATGGCCTCGGGGTTGAGCCGAAGGAAACGGATCAACTGACAGCGGGAGCGAATTGTGCTGAGCAACCGCTCAGGGGCTGACGTCAACAGAATCAGCACCCCATGGCCGGGTTCCTCCAGCGTTTTCAACAGGGCATTGGCCGCAGCTTCCGCCATCGCCTCAGCAGCCTCAATCACAACCATCCCGCGCTTCGCCTCCACCGGCTGACGGGCCAAACAGCGTCCGATGTCGCGGATCTGCTCCAGGCGCAACTGGGGCGGAGTGCGGCGGCTGAGTCCCGCCTCCTCGGCTTCGGCGCGGGTCAGCAAACGGCCCTGATGCTGATAGGTGGGTTCCACCCAGAGCAGGTCGGGGTGATTGCGTTCCAGCAGGCGTCGACGTTCCCGCGACGAGGGCTGACCATCGGCCAGCAGTCCCTCCAGAAAACGCACTGCCGCCAACTGACGTCCTACCCCCTCAGGGCCGGCAAAGAGGTAGGCCGGGGCAACGCGTTCCTGGGCTAGGGCCGCCGAAAGCAGATCAACGGCGAGGGACTGGCCGATCAGATCCCCGAACATCGCGCTCAAGCCAGACGCTCCTGAAACTGACGTTCCAGAGCAGCACGAACAGCACTGGCTGACTGATCTGCAGCGACAGCGCACCAGGAGCGCTGCCGGGCTAACTCGGCAAAACCCTGTGCAACCCGCTCCAGGAATGCGGCTCCCTCGGCTTCGATTCGGTCCTCTTTGTCCCCGAGACGGCGCTGCAGGCTCTCTTGAACGGAAAGGCGCAGCCAGAGGGTGAGATCGGGCTGCAGCCCCGTGGTGGCGATCCGTTCGAGCCGCTGAATCAAGTCCCGATC
This region includes:
- a CDS encoding DNA polymerase III subunit delta', which codes for MFGDLIGQSLAVDLLSAALAQERVAPAYLFAGPEGVGRQLAAVRFLEGLLADGQPSSRERRRLLERNHPDLLWVEPTYQHQGRLLTRAEAEEAGLSRRTPPQLRLEQIRDIGRCLARQPVEAKRGMVVIEAAEAMAEAAANALLKTLEEPGHGVLILLTSAPERLLSTIRSRCQLIRFLRLNPEAMAQVLERTDATSQDSPELLALAAGSPGALIDHRRSLAGLPEQLVQRLDSLPVTPMDALALARDLCEALDGEQQLWLIGWWQHRLWNSGSSASSLKRLDRLRGQLLSFVQPRLAWEVALLDLTASV
- a CDS encoding response regulator transcription factor — its product is MKPCILLIEDDQDMRDLVSGHLEHSGFDVQRADDGIKGQALALQYTPDLILLDLMLPKVDGLTLCQRLRRDDRTAGIPILMLTALGGTKDKVSGFNSGADDYLTKPFDLEELQVRIKALLRRSDRAPVGSSNHNEILSYGPLTLVPERFEAIWFDQPVRLTHLEFELLHCLLQRHGQTVAPSLILKEVWGYEPDDDIEAIRVHVRHLRTKLEPDPRKPRFIKTVYGAGYCLELPASTQMDGLEDVVAMAREERKQQGDRASA